tttatattaaaataaactaTTCACTGTAACTGAATCAATAATTTCTTTAGCCTTACATGACAACTACTCTAACAATACATATGCCCTAGTCGCTAGTTATAACAAAAAGCTAGAGGCTTGATTCAGACTTAGAGGGTCCGATTGTAAAATAAAACCGAATGGAGGCAAAGCAGAGTCATAAGTTGTCAATAAGGGTAATGTTGAGTCCAAAAAGAACatgtaaattataaataagGCGTCTGATGCATGACCCAAACTAAAAGGATGTCATTTTAAAATCAAGGGAAATACttcatgaaaatcaaagaaaagGGAATAGTTGAACGTTTCCCAGCAGTTCTAGCTGAACGTCGACTTGGGGTCACTTCCACCAACTTTTATACATTAGTTGGAGTTTCTATTGAATCAACTTTTGGGGACTCTGGATCCAATTTCATGGTTCCAGACAATGCTTTGCTATCACATGTCACAAATGCCACCCTTGAAATCATACTCTGGCATGTTTTTCCTTGGGCCTAAGACAGGAATGGTAAAAACAGAGTTAAAGTACAAGTACATTGGGTTTACCAAGAGAATAAAGAAATCAAACCCTTcctaataaattcataaaataacatcAGCTACATACTACCACTTCATTGCTCGATATACAAAAATTGTATTTTCcgaaaaatatcatcaatgcaTTGTTTGATCCTTTTTCTCCTAATAAATGCAAGTGAAAAATTCCAGGCTAACCAAATTCAGCACATTCGAAAACTGAAGTAATTCTTCAGGATTCTCACCTTTTTTTCCAATCCACCATGTATCTGAAAATACTATCTAAAATGCAGGAAGTTACATACACGACATTAAAcatcaaacaaaaaaaacagAATCCAAAGAATAAAAACATTTGCAGAGATAAAAAAGTACGTTTTTATCAACTCAGATTATGAACTGCAGCATAAGGTTCTTTATTAACAGAAAAGGCTAATCAATGTATTGATAGGACCAAAAGTCAAAACACAGCTTGAAAATCCTTGCCTACTGTTTTAAATAACGTGTGAACTGAGCTTTTGTAAACTTCTTTCCCTGTTCATTTAAAAACAGTTTGCAAAAGGTCCTCtcaattttcttttctcatACTTTCAAGATAGATTGAAATGATTAATTTGTATTACTTTTTCTCTAACTTGTGTTTTCAAAATGTTATAATGTTGTTAGTTTCTTTTAGCCATTCAAGAGTGGAAACTTCTCTTAGGAAACATATCAATTGATAACAAATAAGCTCCAAAAAGTGTCATATACAACAAAAAATCTGTGTTATACTTCACAACACAGGATGAGTTTCAACAATAATCTCATAGCAGCAAATATAAAGTTCCTGAATCAAATTTGGTTAAGCAACAATCTATGTTGCACGGATACGGAAACGGGTATCGTATCGAATATGATACGGATATGGTACATTTAAAAAATAGAAGATACAATATTTTAGAGGAGAAGAAAGTCAGAAACTATATAGAGTAGAGCAGAAAGTCAGAAACAATAGGGCttacatgcgtcagaggcgagCAGCACCGGCCTGACAAAGATTGGTAGAAAGATCGATTACAAAGATGTGCAGCATGCTTAAAATGCCCAAAGTTCATtccatttaattaattattttccaTTTAGCCCTCAGAAATTTCAACTTTTTTCAATTAACACCAAAAGCTTTTGAAATTTGCAATTTTGCCATAACTTATCCAGAAAAACGGTCGTATCCAAAACTTATCCGACTGGTCAAACCTCCAAAAAGTCAACGACACGGATTTTGTTGTATCCAACACAAGTATTTGCATGTCGTATTTGTACAAGTGtcccatattttaaaaaaatatttggagtatCCGTGCTACATGGGCAACAATTGAAAAGAAAACTAAAAGGACAAAAAAATGCTAACCATATTGtcgaaatagtcataaaaagtTACATTCTAGCCACCTTTGGAAAACTGCAGCGTCAAATACCTATTCTTAGGATAAACATTAGTACCGAACAACTTCATTTGACCCTGCAGGTTTCAGTGAATTGAACAGCATGAGCATGTGCTAAATAAGGTTAAATTTGATCTAACTAATTCATTATCAGCCTCTCGAAGTGTATTCATGGTGAAAAAACGAGTCTAGATTGCATTTGCAAGAGCTACTTTACTAGTTTTCCATACAGAATATAAGGTACAAAACTTGAAGCACCACCGAACAACAACAGAGACAACTTCCAGAATAATCCTGGTTCCAGTTAGCTAAAAAGGCAAACAAAAGGACAAAATGGAGGAAAACAggacaatcgaaacaacaattAGAACATACCTGGGGGAAAATCGAGTAGAGGACTGGGTTTTTGGTGCCTAGATCCTCGAGCTCGCCTATTTTTAAACCAGAAATGGGGCCGAGGAGACCCGAAAACAAGAAGAGATGCATGTTCCTCCGCTGTTACTTCCTGACAACTCTTGCCAGGGCCCAAGAGTTGTCGGCAGAGCTAATTTAGCCGGATTCTGAGATAAAATGTGTCGAGAAATGGCAAACTAGACATCAAAAGTGTAGGTTGCTTCAAAGAATTCAGTAATTTTGACAAAAGCAACTTTTTTTGTCTCATTCGCAAAATATAGGAAGAAGTTGTAACTATTTGACAACAGTATGATTAATTGAACAGTGTCCGACTGACAAATATTAATGGAGGAAATGTAGCATGTAGCATTCTTTTGGCTTTTCCTGTCTCCCCTTTTTCAACAGGAACATGGAACTAGGGAATTGTTTGAAAGTAAATGGAGAAAAATTCTGTTTTTCAAGGCATTCTTAGAACTTACTGCGGGATTGTTCCTCATGTTTTGAAGGTAAACGTATCAAGAACTACTCCCTCCCTTCGCACTTCATCGTATAACTGCTGAGCTCTGTCCACAAATCCAAGTTTTCCGTATCCACGAATCAAAACAGAATATGTAACAGGATCAGGGCACAATTTTTTATGACTCATTTCTTCCACCAACATAATAGCCATGTCCATGCGATTTACCTTGAAAAATCCATCAATTAGGCATGTATACGTAACAACAGAAGGTAAAATGTCTCTCTGTACCATCTCTTGGAACAACTCCCACGCCGCTCTCATATCTTTGCTCCTGCAAATCCAGCTATCATTGAGGTGTAAGAGATTTTATCAGGATTTAAACCCTTTAAGATCATTTCCTTGAATAGATTGTACGCCTCTTTCACCCTTCCTGTGGTGGACAAGACATTAATGAAAATTGTGAATGTGACAGGATCAGGAGTAACCCCACCCTTCAACATACTTGAATACACCATAACAACCTTCCTCAGATTTTCTTGTCTGGCAAAACCATCGATGAGCATGCTATAAGTTACAACATTCGGGAACATATTACATTTAAGCATTACAGGAATAAGCTCTAAAGCCTTCTCCATTTTACGATCTTTGCACAACATGTTGATGATCATGCTATATGTAATCGTGTTCGGGATTGTTCCATGTTTCTTCATTTCATCAGTAAGTTTTAGGGCATCCTCCATCAGCCCTTCACTGCAGTATCCATCTATTACATGGTTGCAAATAAAAGTATTGGGGAAAATACCAGCTTTTGCCATAAAATCAAAACACTTGAAGGCTTTCCTAAAGGAACCAATTTTACAGAATCCAAGGACTAAACTCTCATAACTAGCAACGTTAGGAGAGAGATTATTTTTTATCATCTCCTCTAAAAGCCCATGAGCAGATTCCATGTCTCCCTGAGTACAAAATCCCAGCAATTAAGATATTGTAGGCATGCTGATCATATTATATCCAGAATTCCCAACCTTTCTAAATAAACCAAATGATATATCCATTAATCCTCTCTTACAGAGACCTTTTAAAAGAGAGCTATATGTAACAAGGGATGGTTTTGTATTACACTTTTCCATCTCTTCAAACAAGCTAAGACCTTTATCAACATCTCCAAATCGGCAAAAACCATCGATCAAAATACTATAACTATATACATCTGGTGCAATCCAACAGGTCTTCATTTCGTCAAAACTTGCAATGCTTTATATGGTTCTCCTCTATTGACAAAAGCACTAATAACGCTATTGTAGCAATAACAGTTGAGCGGCTGGCCATTTCTTCGTAACTCGTGAATAAAGTTCAAAGCATCCTCAATAAGTCCAACTCTACAAAGTCCAAGAATGTATGTACCATATGTCACAATAGAAGGGTTAATACCAGCAGCCTCCATTTCTTCCAGAATATCGGTTGCTTGCTCCATACGCACTCCATCTTGGCCACAATGCCTATTGCAGTAAAAGTTCATCATAATTGTGTAGGTGTAAACAGTAGGCACTGGTCCATGGTTTTTCATTTCTTCGAATAAAGTCACAATGAACTCCTTTTCATTGGATTCCACCAAACATTTAAGCAAAAAATTGCTTGCACGAATGCCTGGTTGAACCCCAATTTTCTTCGCCTGGGTGAAAGCATCAACAGCATTTTCAAGCATGATACTTGAagcaaaaactttgataagcgCATCTGCTAGAACAACTGATCCTTCTACTTCATGAGGACAATTAAATACAGTGTAGAACATACCAAACAAATCCAGCCCAGCTTCTCGATAATAACAAATCAGATCCCTCAGCAAGGCACACACTTCCAGCTCCATTTCCGCACGAGAATATATGTGTAGAATAATCTTAAAACCCATAATCGCATTGTCAAAGCCATACTTCTTCACAGCTCCTGTAAACCGTATTTTTCTTGCAACGGACCAGTTTAGAGACTTAGCTATTCTAGCAACACGAGAAAACAACTTAATTCTTTTACCATGATCAATACTTTGTCTCGGAACATCACTTTCATTCTCCCAATTGCTTTCACAATTTGAACTGGAATAATCAGTGTCTTCCAACAATGAAACTCCAGAGACACTACTGAACGTATAGCAAAAGCAGTTGTTTTTTAGCAGTTATCCACCTACTACACAAACCCAACTTATGAAATATTCCAGATCTTAAACTGAATGACGTATTTCTAGAGAACAAGCATGCACCCATAAAATAGAAATTCGATCTTTGTAGTTTTCAGGTCAGCAGAAATACTAACCGCCATCTGTTCGTCCATAGCATCAGGGAAAATTGGAAGATGGTGAAACGGGTTGTCGACAACCGCAGCGGCGGCGAAAGATGCCGGTGGTGCCAGCAAAACTGAAAAAGGGTGACTACAGACCAAAAGAACGGGTCTATCGGCCCAAAATTTCTATTCAGGCTCGTCTTCAATCAATCTTCCTATCTCGGAACTTTCCGCTGGCCCCCAGACTAGGCTAAAACCTAATTAATCGGTCGAACGTTGaaattctatttttatttttaaaccaaAAGAAAGAACGCTGGAATTGCAGCTTCCTTAACGGCGGAAATTTAAGGAGAAGGGACTCTAAtgtaattgttttttaaaaaaatccataAGTAAATTTATGTTTACGTCCctatgttttaaatttaaattcttTAAATATACGATTAAATCAACAGAGAAGTTAAATCTTTGCAAAATTGTCAACAGAGAACCCCCTCACCCTAAACCCTCCGTTTCCGGAAATATCTTTCCCTCGAGGCGACGCAAACTCAATCGAAGGAATGACAAACAAAAATGTGATAATTTTCACGTTTATTTCGATTTGTTTCTTCTGCGTTTTGTCGATTTATGTTTGCTGCGTGTGCGTCGTGTTGAAGAAGCTTCTGTCGACCTAGTGGACACAAGCATGGTCGCTATGGTCGACCACAAAAGTTGGTCGACCAACTTTTTTGGTTTGGTCGACAACAATTTGGTCGACCACAATCTTTTTGGTCGATCACTTTTTTTTGGTCGACTAAACTCAAGCTTCGAAATTCTCCATTGATTTTCCTAACTTTACTAAcgtatttattttttatcacaTGTCTATTTGCCGAGAAAACTAGGCAGAGATGCAATTTTCAATGCAAATTGACAATTCAATCGAGATATAAAGAGATTGCTAAGAAGATTCATCGTTATTTGAACAACGATGAGAGAACCCTTTTTTCGAGCAGTCGCCTTTTGGTAATTTGGTTAGGTATTATAGAGATTTTAACATTTATAGTCAAATTCTATGGTATTTAATGAGTAATCAGATAGTTGATAGTAGTAGTTGATGA
This genomic window from Primulina tabacum isolate GXHZ01 unplaced genomic scaffold, ASM2559414v2 Contig712, whole genome shotgun sequence contains:
- the LOC142534852 gene encoding DNA-binding protein RHL1-like, producing MHLFLFSGLLGPISGLKIGELEDLGTKNPVLYSIFPQGQMKLFGTNVYPKNRYLTLQFSKGRCCSPLTHAQGKTCQSMISRVAFVTCDSKALSGTMKLDPESPKVDSIETPTNV